From Salvia splendens isolate huo1 chromosome 16, SspV2, whole genome shotgun sequence, a single genomic window includes:
- the LOC121770756 gene encoding uncharacterized protein LOC121770756, with protein MDPLYEQRLRDEVLFLHSLWHQGPPTTTPTPTPYHLHPSKSTHFKRNRAKTRNTLPIPTPSRGLEWPCPASPPPATTWPTAPAPTPNPPPPLSSEEQLKLAAKRALHHALKAVRESLISSNNGPDDSDSDEIESSDDDDGEPMDGNCGREGYSVFSKVLEDATLKEYYAKNFVLGEFSCLVCGAVGGKNSGKKFKGCLPLLQHSISIEKTKRRGAHRAFAQAVCEVLGWDIHRLPEIGSKLSEKSGYQQQGNGDGDKVESLVALAHNADSVNDDASDGKDIGVVDTLLDTEEPALDGLTSGNGDGDKVESSVALAHSVDSVKDDALDGKDGEAELASNAGEDIGSVHTLPGTEEPSSDGLTSCFSPCHPPPAAATVSPSAAVPVASQPSEAKWPCAGPPGSPPC; from the exons ATGGATCCGCTGTATGAACAACGCCTGAGAGATGAAGTTCTCTTCCTTCACTCCCTCTGGCATCAAGGCCCCCCTACAACCACCCCCACCCCCACCCCCTACCACCTCCATCCCTCAAAATCCACCCACTTCAAGAGGAACAGAGCCAAAACGCGCAACACACTTCCCATTCCCACCCCATCACGCGGCCTCGAGTGGCCATGCCCCGCCTCCCCGCCTCCCGCCACCACTTGGCCCACCGCCCCTGCGCCCACTCCGAACCCCCCTCCCCCCCTCTCCTCAGAGGAGCAATTGAAACTGGCCGCTAAACGCGCTCTTCACCACGCGCTCAAGGCCGTCCGCGAATCCCTAATTAGTAGTAACAACGGCCCCGACGATTCCGATTCTGATGAAATCGAAAGCAGCGACGACGATGACGGTGAGCCGATGGATGGGAATTGCGGCCGCGAGGGTTATAGTGTTTTCAGTAAAGTGTTGGAGGATGCCACATTGAAGGAGTATTACGCGAAGAATTTCGTTTTGGGGGAGTTTAGCTGCCTGGTTTGTGGAGCTGTGGGTGGGAAGAATTCGGGGAAGAAGTTCAAGGGCTGCTTGCCCCTGCTGCAGCATTCCATCTCCATTGAGAAGACCAAGAGGAGGGGCGCGCATAGGGCGTTTGCTCAGGCTGTTTGTGAGGTTCTTGGTTGGGACATTCATCGGTTACCGGAAATTGGTTCAAAGCTGAGTGAGAAATCCGGCTATCAGCAACAG GGGAATGGTGACGGTGACAAGGTGGAAAGCTTAGTGGCTTTGGCTCACAATGCTGATTCTGTAAACGATGATGCTTCAGATGGTAAAGATATTGGTGTCGTGGATACTCTGCTTGACACTGAGGAGCCTGCATTGGATGGGTTGACTAGT GGCAATGGCGATGGTGACAAGGTGGAGAGCTCAGTGGCTTTGGCTCACAGTGTTGATTCTGTAAAGGATGATGCTTTAGATGGTAAAGATGGCGAAGCAGAACTGGCATCTAATGCTGGTGAGGATATTGGTTCCGTGCATACTCTGCCCGGCACTGAGGAGCCTTCATCGGATGGGTTGACAAGC TGCTTTTCGCCATGTCATCCTCCTCCTGCTGCTGCCACTGTCTCCCCGTCTGCTGCTGTCCCCGTGGCCAGCCAGCCTTCCGAAGCTAAATGGCCATGTGCTGGTCCTCCTGGTTCCCCACCTTGCTAA
- the LOC121772416 gene encoding multiprotein-bridging factor 1a-like: protein MAGFSQDWEPVVIRKKAPTSAARKDEKAVNAARRAGAEIETVKKSTGGTNRAASSSTSLNTRKLDEDTENLTHEKVPTELKKAIMQARMDKKLTQAQLAQVINEKPQIIQEYESGKAIPNQQIISKLERALGVKLRGKK, encoded by the exons ATGGCAGGATTCTCACAGGACTGGGAGCCGGTAGTCATCCGCAAGAAGGCGCCGACCTCCGCAGCTCGCAAGGATGAGAAAGCCGTCAACGCCGCACGCCGCGCCGGAGCAGAGATCGAGACTGTCAAAAAGT CAACCGGTGGGACAAACAGAGCTGCTTCCAGCAGTACCTCGTTGAATACCAGGAAGCTTGATGAAGATACAGAGAATCTTACTC ATGAGAAGGTTCCGACCGAATTAAAGAAGGCCATCATGCAGGCTCGAATGGATAAAAAACTCACCCAAGCTCAACTTGCTCAG GTGATAAATGAGAAACCCCAGATCATACAGGAATACGAATCTGGGAAAGCAATTCCCAATCAGCAGATCATATCCAAACTGGAGAGGGCCCTTGGTGTGAAATTGCGCGGAAAGAAATAA